In Clupea harengus chromosome 4, Ch_v2.0.2, whole genome shotgun sequence, the genomic stretch GTCAGTTAACTGCCTTGAAGTCAGATGCTCTGAATGAAGTGACTGTTTAGCCTGATTCTCCTTGATTCCattagtagttttttttttcacccttgGCTGACTGTCACACGCTCAGCAGTGACCATTAATGTCTTTTAGATTAGATTTTAGTAATTTTATGGTGCCCATCTTAAAATTTATTGAGATGCCGTTCAGATGTATTGGTTTTGTTTCTCGGCTTTTTGGCTGCTAATATTAGTAAAACATCAATTATCTTAAGATGGCAGCACAATACAGCAGCCACAGAATAAGCAGACTGCTTTGGCCCCTTGGTCACACATTATGCTGTAGTTCCGATTGTGTCATAGATCATCATACCAAAGTATCGGTCAGTTTGAAGTTAGCAAACCTGTTTCTCCATGTGAAGACCAACCATTTGGCCTCAGAAGAGAAACTATAGTGTGGCTGCAGAGGAGCTGTCTCAGAGTGCAGTGTGTCAGTTTGCTGGGAGCTCAGGAAAAGGGAAAGATACAGATTAAGTAAGAACTACAAAATCTGCACAACTTAATTTATTAAAGATGTCACTTGCATTCATGTCCAGCAATATTTTtgccactgtctctctctctctctctcttgctctctgtctctctctttttctttctctctcactctttctctttcttacttGCACTCCTCTTTTGTCatcaagaaaaaaagataaaacattCTGGAAGGCTGACTCCGCTGTTTGAGGCCTAAACAGTTCATGATTCTATGAGTTTTAAAGCTCTATCTGTTCTTGCAGCTCTAGTTTCCACCAGATGCATGCAATGGACTCGTCTTACAGTGTTGAATGAAAGTCATAGGCTTAACACCATAAAAACCACATTTAGGAatagaagcagagagaggcagagcaaaCCAGGGAGACGATTCAGCTCACAGCAGACATCTACCCTCTCATCTAACCCCTTATTAAGTCAATTAGGCGTACTTAATTACGTGCTGTCTCATTAAGATGTGAGCGGGCAGGCTGGCGAAACCCCCACTCTCTGTTTgcactcccaccaccaccaccacagcatcTTCTAATCAAGACTGATTGAATCAGATGTTAATAGAATTTGGGAATCAATTGACTGCAAAAGCACTGAACATCTCTCTCCCATCAGTCCTGCAACCTTCAGGTTATCCTTGTTTACCTAAAGCTCACCTTGGGACAGAGGATGCATTAGACAAGTTTACTTAGGAGTTTGTGCCAACTTGGATTCTTTTTGTGGCCACTATCCAACTAGTTTTAGAAAGGTTAAATATGGAATATCGGTATCCATGATTATCCTGAAGAATAATACagataatacaaataattttttgtatatctgtgtgtttgtgtttgagctgtGAAGCGACTTACACTGAGATTAAGTATCAGTTTGCCCTTTCCCCACTACAATACGTTATATGGATGTTTGTGGTGATGGCATTTGTGGACACCCTGTTCCTTTATGAAGACACTGCCTTCCCTGGCTTGGGTGTCAGAGCTCCGTCTAGATGTAGGTGGGAGGCTTAAGGAAAGCCTGCGCCGCAGCGTGCATGTCTCGAGTGTGTGCCTTCCGAGGCCGTTGCCATAGTTACCGTGGGAAATGAGGTGTGGCGCGTGCTGGGGACAGGGTCTCTGCACCAGCACTCGCAGCCGTGCCGGAGAGagatgcggggggggggggggagccagaGCGCGTACCCCTCGCAAGACGCGCCCCTACACCCAAACCCGACCATGTGCTCCGCCATGTTCCACCCCCTATGTGCTCATCCAGAAGGCAGCATTCTGAGGCAGCGCTGCTAGTGTCCTCCTCTTCCAGTATCTGTCGGGCGCTGGCACCCCTACCCGCCTGCCCACAGTGTGTTTCGGGGGGTGGCAGAGCCTTGGTTCTCAGTACAGTGGTGGTCACCATGAAAGCACTCTCTGAATTGCACCGAATTCTTGTCTTTCACACCATGTCCTTGTGAGTCACCTTTTAACAATAAGTAGAAGTAGGAACTCTCATCACACCTTCCTCGTGTGGCAGCATGGCGATGTTTTACAAGTTAGTATGTTAGAACATTGTGGCAGCATGGCGATGTTTTACAAGTTAGTACATTAGAACATTGGTTCACAAAATGCGCTTCCTATGTCTTGTTCAGGAAATGAAGTAGTACTACTAACTAAGAACTATTGATCCATACAGAGTTCATCTTCTAAGCATAGGACTTGTCTTTCTCTAGGGTCTCCATactatgacaacgtcaggcctCTCTGCTACAGCGACTCTGACGCTGTCCTCCTGTGTTTTGATATCAGCCGCCCAGACACAGTAGACAGCGCACTAAAAAAGGTAACATGCTAAAATTTCAGCCTAATTTGTCAATTGTGTAAGGTGTTTATGAACCTCAAAACAACTCCTGGATGTTCTCTTATAGTGGAAGACAGAGATCCTTGATTTCTGCCCCAACACACGCATCCTCCTGGTAGGCTGCAAGACAGACCTCCGCACAGATGTGTGCACTCTAATGGAGCTGTCCAATCAAAAGCAGACACCCATCTCACATGAGCAAGTAAGCCAACTCACTTTTTGGTTGTTGCCTTTAGAGTACTATCTTTTTATACTTTATAACTTATTAAACTGAGATCAATTACCTTTGATGTGTGACTGATTATTCCTGAAATGCCAAAGACTTTAATTTGCCAAAATTTGACTTAAAAAATATGCTTATCACTTCATCCACATGGATCTATCTTCTACAACAAGATGAAAATGGAGAATGCAAACTGAATTTAGGATGAATATATGTACGCAATTGTCTCATAgtttttctttgtcttcttttccctctttctctttctctctctcccagggttCAGCCCTGGCAAAACAGCTGGGTGCTGAGGCCTACCTGGAGTGCTCGGCCTTCACCTCGGAGAAGAGCATCCACAGCGTGTTCCGCACGGCGGCACTGGCCTGCCTCAACAAGCTGCAGCCGCCGGCCAAGCCCAGCCCCGCCCGCCGCCTGTCCAAGCGCCTGCTGCACCTGCCCAGCAGGTCGGAGCTGCTCACCTCCACCTTCAGCAAGGAGAAGGCCCGTAGCTGCTCCATCATGTGAACCCTCCTCCCTTTTCAATCCAAGCCCCCTCATC encodes the following:
- the rnd1a gene encoding rho family GTPase 1a produces the protein MKERRIPQPLVVRCKLVLVGDVQCGKTAMLQVLAKDCYPETYVPTVFENYTAGLELEDQRVELSLWDTSGSPYYDNVRPLCYSDSDAVLLCFDISRPDTVDSALKKWKTEILDFCPNTRILLVGCKTDLRTDVCTLMELSNQKQTPISHEQGSALAKQLGAEAYLECSAFTSEKSIHSVFRTAALACLNKLQPPAKPSPARRLSKRLLHLPSRSELLTSTFSKEKARSCSIM